A region from the Salvia splendens isolate huo1 chromosome 15, SspV2, whole genome shotgun sequence genome encodes:
- the LOC121768352 gene encoding transcription factor MYB54-like — protein sequence MATLRTSAGASQGRNTYPRWHWTHEEDDLLRTLVQEHGPARWGHIATHIQGRSGKSCRIRWLNQLQPGLNKTPFSVEEKQKLLELHKDFGNRWSVIVRYFPGRTDNQVKNHYHILAGTRKSTPSSSSNDPHVPLDNGYSQFSDVTSGGTTPPFISGSSSVYGMAVNLTQVGAPSSIPNSPGSHPHQRISDGSSMISDATSACIQGPEFIDFLGVGSSY from the exons ATGGCAACCTTGAGGACGAGTGCCGGAGCAAGTCAGGGAAGGAACACTTACCCAAGATGGCATTGGACACATGAGGAAGATGACCTCCTAAGAACCCTTGTCCAGGAGCATGGTCCAGCAAGGTGGGGCCACATTGCAACTCATATCCAAGGGAGATCAG GGAAGAGCTGTAGGATAAGGTGGCTCAACCAATTGCAGCCAGGACTTAATAAGACACCATTCAGTGTAGAAGAAAAGCAAAAGCTCCTTGAGCTTCACAAAGACTTTGGGAACAGGTGGTCTGTCATAGTCAGGTACTTCCCTGGTCGAACAGATAACCAAGTGAAGAACCACTACCATATACTTGCAGGGACTAGGAAATCCACACCCTCATCTTCCAGCAATGATCCCCATGTCCCTCTGGATAATGGATATTCACAGTTTTCTGATGTTACCAGTGGAGGAACGACGCCTCCATTCATTAGTGGTTCCTCTTCTGTCTATGGAATGGCTGTAAATTTAACCCAGGTTGGAGCGCCCTCTTCCATCCCGAACAGCCCTGGTTCTCACCCACATCAGAGAATTAGCGATGGGAGTTCCATGATCTCAGATGCGACTTCTGCTTGCATCCAAGGTCCTGAATTCATCGACTTTTTGGGGGTTGGGAGTTCATATTAA
- the LOC121768351 gene encoding 5' exonuclease Apollo: MPIEMPRGLPFSVDTWTPSSNMKRTHFLTHAHKDHAQGILSHASYPIYSTLLTKTLLRQFYPQLDESMFVGIEVGQSLVIDDPDGDFVVTAFDANHCPGAVMFLFEGSFGNVFHTGDCRLTPECLLSLPDKYIGKKGKEPKCPFDYIFLDCTFGQCPVKMPSKHSAKQQVINCIWKHPDARAVYLACDLLGQEEILVEVSQTFGEKIYVDKDKNLACFNSLKLIAPEIISEDPSSRFQLFDCFPKLYERAGAMLADARASFQHEPLIIRPSSQWYACNEGVSEIEKQRKKRVDQAVKDMHGIWHVCYSIHSSREEMDWALQLLGPKWVVSTTPSCRAMELDYVKKHCFKNRQTFDNSLCKLLDINMVESLVPDGSNENLSSSHVVDISSGYIEKQSGPFVRSTYQRKRLSLSPPSKRPMVTLFGQARLGLTYSSFLLECKDASVICNSEEKELIVAKNVSFQKKNVITENSEEQFVTMRQIEFSGTNCSGPNNTYDKEISTSSSMAKSAAETKNVSFEKEDITQVNAKEQLQTKRKVEFTETNSTEHAATLTVRSSNCYDENFRRLYRSMNVPVPQRLPSLVMLMKTKKSARKRT; encoded by the exons atgCCGATAGAGATGCCGAGGGGGTTGCCATTTTCGGTTGATACATGGACGCCTTCCTCCAACATGAAGAGGACTCATTTCCTCACCCACGCTCACAAAGACCACGCGCAAGGGATCCTCTCTCACGCCTCCTATCCTATCTACTCCACGCTCCTTACCAAAACTCTTCTCCGCCAATTCTACCCTCAG CTTGATGAATCGATGTTCGTAGGTATTGAGGTCGGTCAATCTCTGGTGATTGACGATCCGGATGGTGATTTCGTTGTCACTGCGTTTGACGCCAATCACTGTCCAG GAGCAGTGATGTTTCTGTTTGAAGGAAGTTTTGGCAATGTATTTCACACAGGAGATTGCAGATTAACCCCCGAGTGTTTGCTAAGTTTACCAGACAAGTACATTGGCAAGAAAGGGAAAGAACCAAAATGTCCATTTGATTACATCTTTTTAGATTGCACATTTGGTCAATGTCCTGTGAAGATGCCCAGCAAACACTCAGCGAAGCAGCAG GTTATCAACTGTATATGGAAACACCCTGATGCCCGTGCGGTGTATTTGGCATGTGATCTTCTAGGTCAAGAAGAGATACTTGTAGAGGTGTCACAAACATTTGGTGAGAAGATATATGTAGATAAAGACAAAAACTTAGCGTGCTTTAACTCGCTTAAACTTATAGCCCCTGAGATCATATCAGAAGACCCATCTTCACGTTTCCAACTATTTGATTGCTTCCCAAAACTATATGAAAGAGCTGGAGCAATGCTAGCTGATGCACGTGCCAGTTTTCAGCACGAACCCCTTATTATACGTCCTTCTTCACAATGGTATGCTTGTAATGAGGGTGTTTCTGAGATAGAAAAGCAAAGAAAGAAAAGAGTTGATCAAGCTGTCAAAGATATGCATGGTATTTGGCATGTATGCTACTCAATACACTCATCCAGAGAGGAAATGGATTGGGCCTTGCAACTTCTTGGGCCTAAATGGGTAGTGTCAACAACGCCTAGCTGCAGGGCTATGGAGCTGGATTATGTTAAAAAGCACTGTTTTAAAAATCGACAAACTTTTGACAACTCTCTATGCAAACTTCTTGACATTAATATGGTAGAGTCTTTAGTTCCAGATGGATCAAATGAAAATTTGAGCAGCTCTCATGTGGTGGACATCTCCAGTGGCTATATAGAAAAGCAATCTGGACCTTTTGTCAGATCCACCTACCAGCGGAAACGGTTGAGTTTATCTCCCCCAAGCAAAAGGCCAATGGTCACATTATTTGGGCAAGCGAGGCTTGGACTCACCTATTCATCCTTCCTACTTGAATGTAAAGATGCATCAGTCATTTGTAACTCTGAGGAGAAAGAACTGATTGTGGCAAAAAATGTTTCCtttcagaaaaaaaatgttataaCTGAGAATTCTGAAGAGCAATTTGTAACAATGAGACAAATTGAGTTTTCTGGAACAAATTGCAGTGGGCCTAACAATACTTATGATAAGGAGATTTCCACCAGTAGCTCAATGGCGAAATCAGCAGCAGAAACAAAGAATGTGTCATTTGAGAAAGAAGATATTACTCAAGTGAATGCTAAAGAGCAATTACAAACCAAGAGAAAAGTTGAATTTACTGAGACAAATTCCACAGAACATGCTGCTACCCTAACTGTGAGGTCTTCGAACTGCTATGATGAAAACTTTAGAAGATTATACAGGTCTATGAATGTACCAGTGCCTCAGCGCCTTCCCTCTCTTGTGATGCTAATGAAAACCAAAAAATCTGCAAGGAAGAGGACTTAA